Within the Magnetospirillum sp. genome, the region GGCCGGCGGATGCAGCGTGCTCTGCAGATGGCGGATGAGGCCGGTGAACGGGTCTTGGATGAAGTAGGTGTAGTTCATGCCCGTGGCACCGCGCGACGATTCGTGTTTGGCGCCCGCCCGCCAGATATTGATGAGCGTGTTCCAGTCCACGACCTCGAACGTGATGTCGATGCCGATGTCGGCGAGGTTCTGCTGCACATATTCGTTCATCGGCAGCGGTTGCATCTGGCCCGAGCCCGAGGGGGCGATCAGGATCTTGGTCGCAAGCTTGCGGCTCGGCCCGTAGCCCGCTTCCGCCATCAGCTTGCGCGCTTCCGTGAGGTCGCGGCGCAGCTTGAATTTCGGCGAACCGAACCATTGATGGCCCGGCGGGAAGAAGCCCTGGGCCGGGATCGCCATGCCGCCCAGCAGCTCCTTGATGCCCTCGCGGTCGATCGCAAGGTTGGCGGCTTGGCGCACGCGGATGTCGTTCCACGGGCTGCCTTCCACGCGGCTCAAGTGCCAGGTCCAGTTATGCGGATAGGCGTTGGTCACGATCCGCATGCCGGCCTGGCGCAGCGAGGCGAGCGCGTCGGGCGAGGGCGCTTCGATCCAGTCGACCTGGCCCGAGCGCAACGCGGCGGTGCGCGCACTGGCCTCGGGCAGCGGGATCAGCACGAGCCGGTCGAGCTTCGGCACGCGCGCTTTGTCCCAGTATTCGGCATTGGGGACGAGTTCGGCACGCTCGCGCGGCACGAAATTGGCGAGCTTCCACGGGCCCGTGCCCGACGGCGTGCGCGCGAAATTCTCCCAGCTCTTGCCGGACTTCTCCCACTGCGCCGGGCTCGAGAACATGATCCAGGCGATCTGGTAGGGCAGCGTGGCGTCGGGGCTGCGCGTCGTGATTTCGAGCGTGAGCTTGTCGACCGCTTTGGTCGCGGCGACGGCCGGGATGCGGCTGCGCCCTTGCGCCGACTGGCGCGGATCGAATTGCGGGGCCTGCTGGTTCAAGAGCTTTTCGAAGTTCCAGACGGCGGCTTCGGCGTCGAAATCCGAACCGTCGTGGAATTTGACGCCGGGGCGGATTCTGAACGTCCATTTGTTCTTGTCGGTCGCGTCGACCGACCAACTCGTGGCAAGGCCGGGGACGAGGCCCGAAGGCTGGTCGGACTTCGAGAGGTCCCAATTGATCAGCGCGTCGTAGACCGTGTAGCCGAGAAAGCGCATGCCTTCCCCGCCCTGGTCGGTCTGGCCGGTGGTGAGCGGTATGTCCGACGCGGTCATGCCGATGCGCAAGGTGCCTTGCGCGTGGGCGACCGGTGCCGCAAGCGCCAAACCGGCCGCTGCGATTGCCAAAGAAAGAAACTTCATGGAACCCCTCCGAGATTGCGAGGGGCAAAGCACAGCAAAAACGGTGCCGTGCCTATCTGTGGCGGGGATCGAGCGCGTCGCGCAGGCCGTCGCCGAGCAGATTGAAGGCCAAAACTACGAGGAAAATGGCGGCTCCTGGGAACAGCGCCATCCAGGGCGCTTGGGTGATGAAACGCTGGGCATTGTTCAGCATCGATCCCCAGCTGGGGGCCGGTGGCTGCTGGCCAAGGCCCAAAAACGACAGGCTCGCCTCGGCGATGATCGCCGCTGCAAGCGCCAAGGTCGCCTGCACCATCAAGGCTGGCAGGATGTTCGGCAGCAGGTGCACAGCCGCAATGCGCCAATGCGGATTGCCGACCGCGCGGGCCGCCTCGATATAGTCGTCGACCTTGGCGTTAAGCGTGGCCCCGCGCGTGAGGCGGATGAAGGCCGGGGTGGCCGAAATGCCGATCGCGATCATCGCATTTGTGAGGCTCGGGCCCAAAAACGCCGCCAGGGCGATGGCAAGGATCAGGAACGGGCAGGCCAGCATCGCGTCGGTGATACGGCTGATGACCGCATCGATCCAGCCGCCGACATAACCCGCGAGCAGACCCAGCGGCAGCCCGACCGCGATCGAAATCGCGACCGAAATCACGCCGGCTTGCAGCGAGGCGC harbors:
- a CDS encoding ABC transporter substrate-binding protein is translated as MKFLSLAIAAAGLALAAPVAHAQGTLRIGMTASDIPLTTGQTDQGGEGMRFLGYTVYDALINWDLSKSDQPSGLVPGLATSWSVDATDKNKWTFRIRPGVKFHDGSDFDAEAAVWNFEKLLNQQAPQFDPRQSAQGRSRIPAVAATKAVDKLTLEITTRSPDATLPYQIAWIMFSSPAQWEKSGKSWENFARTPSGTGPWKLANFVPRERAELVPNAEYWDKARVPKLDRLVLIPLPEASARTAALRSGQVDWIEAPSPDALASLRQAGMRIVTNAYPHNWTWHLSRVEGSPWNDIRVRQAANLAIDREGIKELLGGMAIPAQGFFPPGHQWFGSPKFKLRRDLTEARKLMAEAGYGPSRKLATKILIAPSGSGQMQPLPMNEYVQQNLADIGIDITFEVVDWNTLINIWRAGAKHESSRGATGMNYTYFIQDPFTGLIRHLQSTLHPPAGTNWGLYADPAMDALFEKVRNTFDPAEQTKVLQEIHEKYVDEALFLMVTHDVNPRAMTARVQGFVQAQNWFQDFSSITMAR
- a CDS encoding ABC transporter permease, producing the protein MTSVAQTIESPGRRALRRLLRRPAAMFGLAIVTLFVVAALLAPIVAPADPIATNWGAIRKAPSALYWFGTDENGRDLLSRVIYGARASLQAGVISVAISIAVGLPLGLLAGYVGGWIDAVISRITDAMLACPFLILAIALAAFLGPSLTNAMIAIGISATPAFIRLTRGATLNAKVDDYIEAARAVGNPHWRIAAVHLLPNILPALMVQATLALAAAIIAEASLSFLGLGQQPPAPSWGSMLNNAQRFITQAPWMALFPGAAIFLVVLAFNLLGDGLRDALDPRHR